ATCATCTCCATGCGTGAATATCGTTCTATAGTCGACGTAACTTTTATTCCGGAATCCGGATGGAGTTTTTCGGGTGAAGCTATTTGCAGAAATCGATCTTTTTGGGCATCCTGCGCAGAAATGTCAGTTTAGGATCAACGAGGATAAACGTAACGAGACAtctgatattttattctgaaGCAGTGCTCGCTTTTTCGACGATCACTTTAATAAGTACTTCCGTACAAGCGTCGCGCGTCGTTGTGGGAGTTACGTCGATGTCGATGTCGATGTCGATAGTCGTTACCGCGATGTGTATCCGCTTTCGAAATGACGCGACTTCTGCTCTGCACTTGTGCAGTACTCTGCAGTCTGCACAACCAGCACGACCCATTTCTCTCGATATCTCGATAGATAAAAAGATGGGATAGGTAGTATTGACGTGATCAAGGTGATACGTTCGAGAGTCACCCTATATCCGAGACTCCTCCTCtgctcctctcctctcccaTCTCGTACGTATCTATTACGATGAGGCTCTACATCGGGGTCATACATAGGCGTAGAAATCTAGAAATGTGTGGGTGCTGGATAGCGTTAAATGGTAGAGGGAAGTCGAAAGACTTTGCTTTACGTCCCGGTTTCCGTCTCCATCATCCCTACCCTACCGCCTCACTGCTATCTAGGTGAAATAAACGGATAAATACATCGCGATGCTGCATGCTGGCGCGACATTGGCATTGGCGTCCCTCGGAGTTCGGACTCGAAGGAGAAAGGAGACGGAGGTCGGTTCAGACGGTAGACGGAAATCCCCCGAAcaggaataagataaaaggTGCCGTGGAAGTAAAGTGCTCGACGCTCGCGACGCGCGTCAGAGGGATGGGGAGGggaaaggagggagggagaaaggggTCATAGGACCGAGAGCGTGCAAGAGCGGATACGTGCAAACATTCGTGTTCGCGGTTTCGTCGACCATCCGTGTGATTCATTGTCAATGACGTCGTATTCTTTTGCAAACGTCTCGCTGCATCGTAGCTTTGCTTTGGACCGTTCGTTCGGTCACGCGGTCTACGATTGCGGCGCGTTCCCAAATCCATTGAACAAAATCCGTTCCGGTCTGAGTTCCGAGCTCCGAATGCTCCGATTTCGTCGATGACAGTCGGGTGTCGGGTGAGCCGGGTGAGGACGGTAAAGTAAAGACGTTGTTGAGGACGAGTAGCCGAGTAGCGACAATAGCGTTGCGAGAATCAatgcggcggcgcggcgtatcGCGATTCCGAAACTCATCGAGCGAGAACCGAGGTTCAACTCCGTCGGCAAAGACGACAAGTCACAAGTCGTAAAAACCATTTTTGGTATCGGTACCAAACCATACCAAACACGCGGCAAAAATCGCCTATCGTAGATCCCGTATATGAACCTAATCTCGTTTTGATCGACTATCGACTCGAATGACTCGATCGATGGCGCCTATGGTCTAGGggtattcttcttctttttccttatATTTCTATTGGCTCCTGCCTCTATACAGTATAGTCTAGGGgtctatcatatattttttcccctAGGGCGGAAACagtgaaaagttttatataactatctctttctattggtgttgaatagaaagagatagttacattaaatttttccacTAGTGGCGATAATATGTAAACATGAAGCttcatgtgtgtgtgcgccCGTACCCGTGCGCGAGTGTACGGTGGACTTTAACCTGAATGATTTACAATGATTTAATTCTGCTTCATCATTACGGgtcatttttctcatttgtaGAGACGTTTGGAACCGCGAAAGTTGACCCGTGGCTTACAACGCGCTCCAAAGGTTTGAAAGATGCAAGAAATACGCTTCGTCGGCCGAGTGGTTGTGGTGACGGGAGCAGGCGCaggtagatatatatatttttttaaataaatttttcaagtatttctttttactcgtCGCAATTTTTTTCCATCTAGCATCATATGCAAGGCATCAGCCTCTGCGTGTATTTTACACGTACttattattgtattctttaatttacatGTATTACTTTTgtgtcaaatatataaatcagatGAGAATGgatttaacacaatttttttttaacagaaacaAGATTCTCTATTTATACTAAAGGAAAGTTAATTTTtgtggaaagaaagaaaaaaaaaacaaagcaagaaacatataataatacgtctttggctgcggtccacttgatgctatatacaaatgcttcgaagcattcttcttctcctttctttcaatgaagaaagaaggagaagaagaacgcttcaaagcatttgtagcgtcaagtggaccgcagcctttGTAACATGATCTTGCAGTAGAGGAAAACGtattcaaaaaatgtttaatacgAAAGTAATGCACAGTCTGCATAAAATCTACTTAACTATTATGTATTCAGCTTTTATACGTGTACTATTAGGATAATACGCGATGTGCATGatctcaatatatataattcatgtGTATTAAGATAATATGCGATGTGCACATAATTTCTAGGGTTGGGACGTGCCTATGCATTGCTGTTTGCATCCAGGGGTGCTAGCGTTGTTGTAAATGATTTAGGAAGCAACAGACATGGCGATGGAAGCAGCAGCAAGAGTGCGGATACTGTGGTCCAGGAAATTCGACGAAATGGTTTAGTATTTTgagattatttatgtaatttccttaattaataatacaaaacttGTATACGTTTGGTGCAAAACttttagaaaatgtaaaaaattttttatgtaacattttagTGCATTTCTGAATCTGGactttattaaagtaatgtatttCAAATAGCACTCTGTACGATTTCTTCTCATCttcacataatatttaaaatttgcattttatatttacgtaGCTCTAGAGTAGTAAAATAACGAgcaaatgataataattttttaggagGCAAAGCTGTCGCGAATTACGATTCTGTGTTGGATGGTGCCAAAATTATTAAGACTGCAATCGACGCATTTGGCCGTATTGACGTGGTCGTTAATAATGCCGGTATCCTGCGGGACGTGTCATTTGCGAAGATGACGGATGCTCAATGGGGTATGTGTACAGgagataaaatgtaatattaattaatttccttgTTTCTGCCGCAATTTTCAGAACGTCTTCTATGAATCTGTTTCAGACATCATACACGACGTCCATCTGAAAGGTGCAATGAAAACGACGCAAGCGGCGTGGCCGTACTTTATTAAGCAGAATTACGGCCGtgtaatttttacatcgaGCAACAGCGGTGTGTATGGAAACTTTGGCCAATCCAATTACAGCTCGGCAAAACTGGGTCTCGTAGGATTAGCAAACACATTGGCCATTGAAGGCGAAAGGAAGAATATTTACACCAACGTTATAGTACCCACAGCTGGCTCACGTTTAACAGAAGATATTATTCCACCGGGTGAGTCGTCAATGTGTATTTCTCTAGTAATCCCTGTAGGCCTATGACATTTTATGCcttaaatcatttaatatttaagagaTTGATAAGTAAACgtgttacaaaatattttgctatatTGTATTCAATGAAAGAAcgcgcataaaaatttttcacgaaACCTGATACGCACACCTACAAACGTGTTTTGCTAAAAGGAGTAAACTGGAAAACTACGTGACATTTCGCAGATTTCTTTGAGCAGTTGAAGCCTGAATTGATAGCACCTGTTGTCTTTTGGTTGTGCCACGAAGATTGTACAGAAAATGGTTCGATAATTGAAGCGGCATTAGGTTGGGCTGGCAAATGTGAGTATCACGTATTACCTTCTTTATTAAGTTCTCCTTTATTAacgaataattgtttttaaagcTTCTTATTGATAAtctatttatcatttatttttactttcgatttttttattgcaatcagCATGACATGTTTGACGTTGTCACATTTAGGTCACATAATTCGTTCTTCGGGTTGCGTCTTGCGGCAAAATTTATCGGACGATCTTACGCCGGAAAATGTACGAGAAAATTGGTCGAAAGTAATAGACATGACATCGGCAAAGCGACTCACGTCGATCCAGGTAAGAGAACGTATGCCTGTGTATATTTAGACGATTTCTTATCTTGCAATCTCTATTTAGGAAGCGACAGGAGAACTGTTAGGCATTCTTGAGAACATGAAAAGCGGTGCTCCTTCTAAAGAAGTAAGTTACGCTCTGCAAATCTTTTTTGATTATACAActtcttattcttataatttccATTGTCCACAGGTAGACCATGTCATGAGGAGCACGTATAATAATCGTGATATTATACTGTACGCGCTCGGAGGTACGTTAAGTAGACTGAATACATAATAGATTCGTATTAATTTACGTAAACTTATCAGATTTTGTATTTCAGTTGGAGCTACAGTTCAGGAACCGACTGATATTCGTTATTTGTATGAGAATGCCGATGAGTTTGCCGTTTTACCTACTTTCTACGTTTTGTTTGGTCCTGTAGGATGCATGAACTCGTCTATCTTGCAAGACGCTCTTCCATTTACGCAAGTTAATCCAACACAAGTATGAATgaagacttttttttaaccTTTGTATCACTTTACTTAACGTTTCCCTTATGTTACATTGACATTTGCAGATACTTCATGGCGAGCAATATCTAGAAGTTTTCAAACAATTACCTACGGAAGCTACGGTGGAGACACGCTTTAAAGTTCAGGATGTTTTGGATAAAGAAACAGGCGCCGTTGTTTTAGTTCAACGTACGTAAATTTTGCagtctacatatatatgagaTACGATTGGATTGTAATGATTCTGATTTATGTACATATTCATCACTGAGTATCGTTTATGGTACGAATAcgaatacaatattaatgattattctcattagtaaaatatttgtaatttggATGTGTATAAatcacgaaaaatatttgcagtAACGCGTATGTTTAGCCTACATAAATGCTACATGTAACGTTTCATGTGTCTCTAGATGATACCTACGATGTGGCAAATGAAGAGAAGCTATCGACCGGCCagatatctatatttatcgTTGGCATAGGTGGCTTTAAAGGAAAACGAACATCGACATTTACCATTCCAATCGTTAATCCTCCCACTCGAAATCCAGATGTAACAGTTACGCAACAGACTAGTGTTGACCaggtaaaaaagaaagagtatACGTGTTAGGTATATTGCATCAAAACTAGTATTTACGTTCTAAGGGCCCGAACAGACGAGCCACTTTGCGGCGCTACAGAGAAGCGCTATACGAAGTCGCTCGTTCGTTCGGGCCCTAAAAGATACACCGAAGGGGGTACATATATTCCGAAAAAGGAATATATGTACCCCCAAAGAATACCTACTTATTATTAGGATTTTTTTCTCTacgaaaacttaattttttttgtgcatTTTCATAAATGTAACGAAAAGATTTAAgtgttttgttttaaatatgttttacttTGTATACGTTAAATCGTTAAATTACATGTACGACAATCTTTTTATCGTCTTCACAGGCTGCTTTGTACAGATTGAGTGGAGATCTTAATCCTTTGCATATTGATCCTAATGTCGCCGCGATGGCGGGATTCGAAAGGCCGATACTGCATGGACTGTGCTCCTTGGGATTCTCTACCCGTCACGTTCTTCAGACGTATGCTGCTGGAGATCCACGTTTATTTAAATCCATTAAGGTACAATAGTCATTAAGAAAATgatattcacaaagtttcaagGTGAACTAAAAATAGTTTGAAATGCAAGCCAATTTGCAAGtaatagaatagaaaaagGACTTGTTTGGTACGAAGTGACAATGTGCGCACACGTGGCACAGCCAAATCTGCACGTTTATCGTAAAAGTAATATGGTATTtgtctaaatttaaaaaagataaaattgccGTACGCttgtatagaaatattttgcatttttcctCTGTAAATGTTATTTCGTTCaaatcgattaatttaaaatttaaatttgaagccatgaaaaaaaatatagataccATTACATCGAAAATCTCGACTTAATGAAGTCATTCTCTAtagtatgagaaaaatatattgttttactgTTCAGTACTGTTTTAAACAATACTGaaattaacagtatttaaaataagtcgTCTatgtaagatttattttttttttggcagAAATATTATCAAACTGGATTTCTATCTTGAAACTCATATTCTCGTTTTAGAAATGTTTAGAAAACAAAAACcatgtttttcattatttcgacattttgACACGCATAAAGAcgaaattcaatattaatagaaactttatttaacaagtcttattatatataaaaaatctcttGAACTTTTGTTATCCGTAACTTAATTATCATAGTAATGTATACAAGTTGCGCATTCATGGTCTGCGCAAGAACGATGTAGTTATAAGTAGCACACAAAACGCAAACAGTATGCAAAGCGTGATACGGCATTCAGTAGTGAACACGTCTTAGCCGAGAGGCGTTTGTACAGTCGCATCAACGTAAGTCAGcgtaattgattaaatttaggTAATTTATTGAGTATTTTTCAtcagaaagtaaaaatatgtatacaaacatataatatGACAGTAAACGTAATAACgaataagagaaatatataattatgatttctaggaaaaaacttttgatattaaaaattttttttgttacagcaAAATCCatagcaaaataattttttgtttcatttaatCCACTAACGCGACGACGAATGCAgtgaaatttgataaattcgTGGACTAATCTAAACTAAAGCCTTATGTTCACGATAGTAGAAATCGCTCCAAGAGATCTCGGACggagaaaaaacaaaagattgaccaatcacatttCAACAATTCGGCAATTGACCAAAATGCGATTGGTTAATTGTTTCTCTTcgtccgagatctcggagaGATTTCTGGCATCGTGGAGTCACAAGGGGCCAATTCCTTTTagtgacacaagtcgacacaaacatCGTTCTATCCTTCTTGGCATTCAATGAATAACAAAGACAGAACGAcccttgtgtcgacttgtgtcactAAAAGGAATTGGCCTAAGGCTTAagcaatacttttttttatcttgacCAATGACCATGACTGTCCATTTTATATACGTTGCTTATCTTGGTGGGTGACATCCATGTTATCAGCTCCGATTTCcatttacacaattttatttgtgataaaGAGGATTTTTAGTGATATTCTACGCAGACTTGACATCTtcatttaatgttaattaaaaaaaaacttttaggTGAGATTTGCAAAGCCGGTTTTACCAGG
The Temnothorax longispinosus isolate EJ_2023e chromosome 7, Tlon_JGU_v1, whole genome shotgun sequence DNA segment above includes these coding regions:
- the Mfe2 gene encoding peroxisomal multifunctional enzyme type 2 isoform X1, with protein sequence MQEIRFVGRVVVVTGAGAGLGRAYALLFASRGASVVVNDLGSNRHGDGSSSKSADTVVQEIRRNGGKAVANYDSVLDGAKIIKTAIDAFGRIDVVVNNAGILRDVSFAKMTDAQWDIIHDVHLKGAMKTTQAAWPYFIKQNYGRVIFTSSNSGVYGNFGQSNYSSAKLGLVGLANTLAIEGERKNIYTNVIVPTAGSRLTEDIIPPDFFEQLKPELIAPVVFWLCHEDCTENGSIIEAALGWAGKCHIIRSSGCVLRQNLSDDLTPENVRENWSKVIDMTSAKRLTSIQEATGELLGILENMKSGAPSKEVDHVMRSTYNNRDIILYALGVGATVQEPTDIRYLYENADEFAVLPTFYVLFGPVGCMNSSILQDALPFTQVNPTQILHGEQYLEVFKQLPTEATVETRFKVQDVLDKETGAVVLVQHDTYDVANEEKLSTGQISIFIVGIGGFKGKRTSTFTIPIVNPPTRNPDVTVTQQTSVDQAALYRLSGDLNPLHIDPNVAAMAGFERPILHGLCSLGFSTRHVLQTYAAGDPRLFKSIKVRFAKPVLPGQTLRTDMWRNGNRIHFQTSVLGTEKPVVTGAYIDLLEVKMGVPRANPCSGKTDLQSDAIFAAISEQVKQNQDQAKKVNAVFLYNITIDGKQLSEWTLDLKNGEVHKGKPKSGKADATLTVEDKDMVEIALGKLNPQLAFMRGKLKITGNIMLTQKLKSLMETSKAKL